Genomic window (Primulina eburnea isolate SZY01 chromosome 8, ASM2296580v1, whole genome shotgun sequence):
CACAGGAACGTGTAGTTTCGGCTCTGTATTTCCAATCTCAATCTTCTCCTCCAAAGGCAGAAGTTCAAGCTTGAGTATATGTATAAACAATTTGAAATACTCTTTTGCGTTTACTGAAGAATGGATTGGATTCGAGGTGAGAAACTGGGGCATGGTTGCTTTGCTATTGTAAATTTAGCGGTGCCCAGAAGCAAGAgtggtggagttttccatttaATGGCGGTGAAGTCTTGCGGGTTTTCGCAATCTTCTTCTCTCATGCAGGAGAAATTGATTCTTGACGAGCTTAAAGACTGCCCGGAGGTGATTCGTTGCTTTGGAGAAAGTTTTTCATATGAAAATGGCGAAAAGTTGTATAATGTACTGTTGGAGTACGCCTGGGGCGGCACTTTGGCTGATAAACTCGAGAATTATAGTAATCGGAGGCTTCCGGAATCCGAAGTCCGGCGGTGCACGAAGGCTTTGCTTAGAGGGATTCACTACATTCACAAGCTTGGGTACGTTCACTGTGATATTAAGCTTCAAAATATTCTCTTGGGCTCTGACGGTGGGGTGAAGGTTGCGGATTTCGGGTTGGCGAAGAAAGCAGGAGGTGTTTCGGGGTGTGGATTAAGGGGCACGCCGCTGTACATGTCGCCGGAGATGGTCTGCAGCGGGGAACAGGGCCCTCCTGCGGATATCTGGGCTGTTGGATGCGTGGTGGCGGAGATGGCCACAGGATCTCCGGCGTGGCAGTGCTCCGACGTGGCGGGGCTTTTGTTTAGAATCGGAATTGGCGAGGGGGTGCCGGAAGTGCCCGGGAGTTTGTCGGAGGAGGGTAAAGATTTTGTTAGGAGATGCTTTGTTAAGAATCCAAGCAATAGATGGACGGCTGAGATGCTTCTAAATCACCCCTTTATTTCTGATGGTCAAGATTTTGACGATGACGTCGACGCCGTTTCCTTAACAACCAAAGAGGAAGAAAGCGTCTCCATTTCTCCGAGATGCCCATTAGACTTCCCAGATTGGGCTTCGTCAACATGTTCAATTACATCATTGCCACCGCCGGTATATTCTCCGGAATCCGCCTCCAGTTTCCCAGGCGACTTTTTGTACGTTTCACCGGGGGT
Coding sequences:
- the LOC140837647 gene encoding mitogen-activated protein kinase kinase kinase 20; translation: MDWIRGEKLGHGCFAIVNLAVPRSKSGGVFHLMAVKSCGFSQSSSLMQEKLILDELKDCPEVIRCFGESFSYENGEKLYNVLLEYAWGGTLADKLENYSNRRLPESEVRRCTKALLRGIHYIHKLGYVHCDIKLQNILLGSDGGVKVADFGLAKKAGGVSGCGLRGTPLYMSPEMVCSGEQGPPADIWAVGCVVAEMATGSPAWQCSDVAGLLFRIGIGEGVPEVPGSLSEEGKDFVRRCFVKNPSNRWTAEMLLNHPFISDGQDFDDDVDAVSLTTKEEESVSISPRCPLDFPDWASSTCSITSLPPPVYSPESASSFPGDFLYVSPGVRLRDLVNNQILDWSVSDDWVTVR